The proteins below come from a single Drosophila kikkawai strain 14028-0561.14 chromosome 3R, DkikHiC1v2, whole genome shotgun sequence genomic window:
- the LOC108084829 gene encoding uncharacterized protein, whose amino-acid sequence MSSWVVSTTELHDCGATGASSSYPRRLILLVWQSLAEKCQKLGNLMRRETNKPLPKELRRSLRLNKSARRKGYHSCESEADKRLMKERLNEPANISIRMGPAYDYRPSNF is encoded by the exons ATGTCGTCGTGGGTTGTCTCTACCACCGAGCTGCACGATTGCGGCGCGACTGGTGCATCCTCCTCTTATCCGCGGCGCCTGATCCTGCTGGTGTGGCAAAGCCTGGCGGAGAAGTGCCAAAAGCTCGGGAACCTTATGCGGCGCGAGACGAATAAACCGTTGCCCAAAGAGCTGCGCCGATCGCTGCGTCTCAACAAATCGGCGCGTCGGAAAGGCTACCACAGCTGTGAGAGCGAGGCAGATAAAAG ACTAATGAAAGAGCGTTTAAATGAGCCCGCCAATATATCCATTCGCATGGGACCTGCCTACGACTACAGACCCTCGAACTTCTAA
- the cu gene encoding nocturnin isoform X6, with product MKLFSTFVYLLVAFYKFFKKFLMGSFNSAPKINNVDSQDDGLELPTGLSTAALLQHVQQLRNSGGLEQSSLLTRGFLKPLQTADDVTDGLRCLKLNSVSRVCSAPVEGEASQNIRLLQWNILSQTLGQHNDGFVRCPEEALTWEHRKYLIVQEILQNQPDVICLQEVDHFKFLQTVLGSQNYAGIFFPKPDSPCLYIEQNNGPDGCAIFYKRDKLQLQGYDTRILEVWRVQSNQVAIAARLRLRSSGREFCVCTTHLKARHGALLAKLRNEQGRDLIRFVKQFAGETPLLLCGDFNAEPVEPIYATILGCDLLRLGSAYADVKVDREKILAQPSEEVAEFVAESMKREPPYTTWKIREEGEECHTIDYVFYTPDRLKIKNCLDFPAGEQIGKNRTPSFQYPSDHFSLVCDFELLPSMDNGKGSDSEGENGTEMEGSKHGSFQ from the exons ATGAAGCTATTTTcaacatttgtttatttactggTCGCCTTCTACAAGTTCTTCAAAAAATTCTT AATGGGCTCATTCAACTCGGCGCCAAAGATCAACAATGTCGACTCGCAGGACGATGGTCTCGAGTTGCCCACGGGATTAAGCACAGCCGCCCTCCTGCAGCATGTCCAACAGTTGAGGAACAGTGGAGGCCTGGAGCAATCGTCGCTCCTTACCCGCGGATTTCTGAAACCGCTTCAGACGGCCGACGATGTCACCGACGGACTGCGTTGCCTGAAGCTCAACTCCGTGTCGAGGG TTTGCAGTGCGCCAGTTGAGGGAGAAGCCTCGCAGAATATCCGATTGCTGCAGTGGAACATTCTCTCGCAGA CTCTTGGCCAGCACAACGATGGCTTTGTGCGTTGTCCTGAGGAGGCGCTCACCTGGGAGCACCGCAAGTACCTGATCGTCCAGGAGATCCTTCAGAACCAGCCCGATGTGATTTGTTTGCAA GAAGTAGACCACTTCAAGTTCCTCCAGACCGTGTTGGGCAGTCAGAATTATGCTGGAATCTTCTTCCCGAAGCCGGATTCTCCGTGTCTGTACATCGAGCAGAACAACGGCCCGGATGGATGCGCCATTTTCTACAAGCGCGACAAGCTACAGCTCCAGGGCTACGACACCCGCATCCTTGAGGTGTGGCGAGTGCAAAGCAACCAGGTGGCGATCGCCGCCCGGCTGCGATTGCGCTCCAGCGGACGCGAGTTCTGCGTTTGCACCACCCACTTAAAGGCCCGCCACGGCGCCCTTCTTGCCAAGCTGCGGAACGAGCAGGGCCGGGATCTCATCCGGTTTGTGAAACAGTTTGCCGGCGAGACGCCACTCCTATTATGCGGCGACTTTAACGCGGAGCCAGTGGAGCCTATCTACGCCACCATCCTTGGCTGCGATCTGCTTCGCCTGGGCAGCGCCTATGCTGACGTGAAGGTGGATCGCGAGAAGATCCTCGCCCAGCCCAGCGAGGAAGTCGCCGAGTTTGTGGCAGAGTCTATGAAGCGGGAGCCACCCTACACTACCTGGAAGATACGCGAGGAGGGCGAGGAGTGTCACACCATCGACTACGTTTTCTACACACCCGATCGCCTTAAG ATTAAAAACTGTCTGGACTTCCCAGCCGGCGAACAGATTGGTAAGAACCGCACGCCCAGCTTTCAGTATCCTTCGGATCACTTTTCCCTGGTCTGCGACTTCGAGTTGCTTCCATCGATGGACAACGGAAAGGGTAGCGACAGCGAAGGTGAAAACGGCACAGAAATGGAGGGCAGCAAACACGGATCCTTTCAGTAG
- the cu gene encoding nocturnin isoform X1 — protein sequence MSSEMDKKSGIQENYGHRRQPALGKAMPVTSLLLNLQLDHTNPAVYRRSDGGAEVLLEEDENPPKFFRVTDEPPSPNGGDSPPPNHYLDNQQLAGSLQTMDIPCRNCLQLGPDHLTESGSAINEMCQRLCGPQCRQPQGLTLAGSRQDFLRQYEIAEAVAKTSAMTSTVQMKQRLAARKLEIEKEMDVDVDVNGGVASAHININLDQSSAATGDKVPPAIVEFEPPRDLLLYLVRMGSFNSAPKINNVDSQDDGLELPTGLSTAALLQHVQQLRNSGGLEQSSLLTRGFLKPLQTADDVTDGLRCLKLNSVSRVCSAPVEGEASQNIRLLQWNILSQTLGQHNDGFVRCPEEALTWEHRKYLIVQEILQNQPDVICLQEVDHFKFLQTVLGSQNYAGIFFPKPDSPCLYIEQNNGPDGCAIFYKRDKLQLQGYDTRILEVWRVQSNQVAIAARLRLRSSGREFCVCTTHLKARHGALLAKLRNEQGRDLIRFVKQFAGETPLLLCGDFNAEPVEPIYATILGCDLLRLGSAYADVKVDREKILAQPSEEVAEFVAESMKREPPYTTWKIREEGEECHTIDYVFYTPDRLKIKNCLDFPAGEQIGKNRTPSFQYPSDHFSLVCDFELLPSMDNGKGSDSEGENGTEMEGSKHGSFQ from the exons atgtcAAGTGAAATGGATAAAAAGAGCGGCATACAGGAAAACTATGGCCATCGTCGCCAGCCAGCTCTGGGCAAGGCCATGCCAGTAACATCCCTCTTGCTGAATCTACAGCTGGACCATACAAATCCAGCGGTTTACAGGCGAAGTGATGGTGGCGCAGAGGTACTCCTAGAAGAGGATGAGAACCCACCGAAATTTTTCAGGGTTACCGATGAGCCACCCTCGCCGAATGGCGGGGATTCCCCGCCACCCAATCACTACTTGGACAACCAACAACTGGCCGGGAGCTTACAGACAATGGATATCCCCTGCCGGAATTGCCTGCAATTAGGTCCGGATCACTTGACCGAAAGCGGCTCGGCCATCAACGAGATGTGCCAGCGCTTGTGTGGTCCACAATGCAGACAACCTCAAGGCCTTACGCTCGCTGGATCTCGCCAGGATTTCCTCAGGCAGTATGAGATCGCGGAAGCTGTGGCCAAGACCTCGGCCATGACCTCCACCGTTCAGATGAAGCAACGTCTGGCCGCGCGAAAACTGGAAATCGAGAAGGaaatggatgtggatgtggatgttaATGGAGGCGTGGCTAGCGCCCATATAAATATCAATCTCGACCAGAGTTCCGCTGCAACTGGAGACAAGGTGCCGCCTGCGATCGTTGAGTTTGAGCCGCCCCGCGACCTGCTCTTGTACCTGGTGAG AATGGGCTCATTCAACTCGGCGCCAAAGATCAACAATGTCGACTCGCAGGACGATGGTCTCGAGTTGCCCACGGGATTAAGCACAGCCGCCCTCCTGCAGCATGTCCAACAGTTGAGGAACAGTGGAGGCCTGGAGCAATCGTCGCTCCTTACCCGCGGATTTCTGAAACCGCTTCAGACGGCCGACGATGTCACCGACGGACTGCGTTGCCTGAAGCTCAACTCCGTGTCGAGGG TTTGCAGTGCGCCAGTTGAGGGAGAAGCCTCGCAGAATATCCGATTGCTGCAGTGGAACATTCTCTCGCAGA CTCTTGGCCAGCACAACGATGGCTTTGTGCGTTGTCCTGAGGAGGCGCTCACCTGGGAGCACCGCAAGTACCTGATCGTCCAGGAGATCCTTCAGAACCAGCCCGATGTGATTTGTTTGCAA GAAGTAGACCACTTCAAGTTCCTCCAGACCGTGTTGGGCAGTCAGAATTATGCTGGAATCTTCTTCCCGAAGCCGGATTCTCCGTGTCTGTACATCGAGCAGAACAACGGCCCGGATGGATGCGCCATTTTCTACAAGCGCGACAAGCTACAGCTCCAGGGCTACGACACCCGCATCCTTGAGGTGTGGCGAGTGCAAAGCAACCAGGTGGCGATCGCCGCCCGGCTGCGATTGCGCTCCAGCGGACGCGAGTTCTGCGTTTGCACCACCCACTTAAAGGCCCGCCACGGCGCCCTTCTTGCCAAGCTGCGGAACGAGCAGGGCCGGGATCTCATCCGGTTTGTGAAACAGTTTGCCGGCGAGACGCCACTCCTATTATGCGGCGACTTTAACGCGGAGCCAGTGGAGCCTATCTACGCCACCATCCTTGGCTGCGATCTGCTTCGCCTGGGCAGCGCCTATGCTGACGTGAAGGTGGATCGCGAGAAGATCCTCGCCCAGCCCAGCGAGGAAGTCGCCGAGTTTGTGGCAGAGTCTATGAAGCGGGAGCCACCCTACACTACCTGGAAGATACGCGAGGAGGGCGAGGAGTGTCACACCATCGACTACGTTTTCTACACACCCGATCGCCTTAAG ATTAAAAACTGTCTGGACTTCCCAGCCGGCGAACAGATTGGTAAGAACCGCACGCCCAGCTTTCAGTATCCTTCGGATCACTTTTCCCTGGTCTGCGACTTCGAGTTGCTTCCATCGATGGACAACGGAAAGGGTAGCGACAGCGAAGGTGAAAACGGCACAGAAATGGAGGGCAGCAAACACGGATCCTTTCAGTAG
- the cu gene encoding nocturnin isoform X2 — protein sequence MEFLMKTSRLIVTSKTFARRVAVPIPSQVKMGKFYTSQRHSHSLFIFSIILRKILYRKPNALMGSFNSAPKINNVDSQDDGLELPTGLSTAALLQHVQQLRNSGGLEQSSLLTRGFLKPLQTADDVTDGLRCLKLNSVSRVCSAPVEGEASQNIRLLQWNILSQTLGQHNDGFVRCPEEALTWEHRKYLIVQEILQNQPDVICLQEVDHFKFLQTVLGSQNYAGIFFPKPDSPCLYIEQNNGPDGCAIFYKRDKLQLQGYDTRILEVWRVQSNQVAIAARLRLRSSGREFCVCTTHLKARHGALLAKLRNEQGRDLIRFVKQFAGETPLLLCGDFNAEPVEPIYATILGCDLLRLGSAYADVKVDREKILAQPSEEVAEFVAESMKREPPYTTWKIREEGEECHTIDYVFYTPDRLKIKNCLDFPAGEQIGKNRTPSFQYPSDHFSLVCDFELLPSMDNGKGSDSEGENGTEMEGSKHGSFQ from the exons ATGGAGTTTCTAATGAAAACATCGCGTCTGATCGTCACATCGAAGACGTTCGCGCGACGTGTGGCCGTGCCGATTCCCAG CCAagtgaaaatgggaaaattttACACAAGTCAGCGTCATAGTCATAGCCTATTCATTTTCAGCATAATACTGAGAAAAATTCTTTATAGAAAACCAAACGCGTT AATGGGCTCATTCAACTCGGCGCCAAAGATCAACAATGTCGACTCGCAGGACGATGGTCTCGAGTTGCCCACGGGATTAAGCACAGCCGCCCTCCTGCAGCATGTCCAACAGTTGAGGAACAGTGGAGGCCTGGAGCAATCGTCGCTCCTTACCCGCGGATTTCTGAAACCGCTTCAGACGGCCGACGATGTCACCGACGGACTGCGTTGCCTGAAGCTCAACTCCGTGTCGAGGG TTTGCAGTGCGCCAGTTGAGGGAGAAGCCTCGCAGAATATCCGATTGCTGCAGTGGAACATTCTCTCGCAGA CTCTTGGCCAGCACAACGATGGCTTTGTGCGTTGTCCTGAGGAGGCGCTCACCTGGGAGCACCGCAAGTACCTGATCGTCCAGGAGATCCTTCAGAACCAGCCCGATGTGATTTGTTTGCAA GAAGTAGACCACTTCAAGTTCCTCCAGACCGTGTTGGGCAGTCAGAATTATGCTGGAATCTTCTTCCCGAAGCCGGATTCTCCGTGTCTGTACATCGAGCAGAACAACGGCCCGGATGGATGCGCCATTTTCTACAAGCGCGACAAGCTACAGCTCCAGGGCTACGACACCCGCATCCTTGAGGTGTGGCGAGTGCAAAGCAACCAGGTGGCGATCGCCGCCCGGCTGCGATTGCGCTCCAGCGGACGCGAGTTCTGCGTTTGCACCACCCACTTAAAGGCCCGCCACGGCGCCCTTCTTGCCAAGCTGCGGAACGAGCAGGGCCGGGATCTCATCCGGTTTGTGAAACAGTTTGCCGGCGAGACGCCACTCCTATTATGCGGCGACTTTAACGCGGAGCCAGTGGAGCCTATCTACGCCACCATCCTTGGCTGCGATCTGCTTCGCCTGGGCAGCGCCTATGCTGACGTGAAGGTGGATCGCGAGAAGATCCTCGCCCAGCCCAGCGAGGAAGTCGCCGAGTTTGTGGCAGAGTCTATGAAGCGGGAGCCACCCTACACTACCTGGAAGATACGCGAGGAGGGCGAGGAGTGTCACACCATCGACTACGTTTTCTACACACCCGATCGCCTTAAG ATTAAAAACTGTCTGGACTTCCCAGCCGGCGAACAGATTGGTAAGAACCGCACGCCCAGCTTTCAGTATCCTTCGGATCACTTTTCCCTGGTCTGCGACTTCGAGTTGCTTCCATCGATGGACAACGGAAAGGGTAGCGACAGCGAAGGTGAAAACGGCACAGAAATGGAGGGCAGCAAACACGGATCCTTTCAGTAG
- the cu gene encoding nocturnin isoform X5 produces MEFLMKTSRLIVTSKTFARRVAVPIPRMGSFNSAPKINNVDSQDDGLELPTGLSTAALLQHVQQLRNSGGLEQSSLLTRGFLKPLQTADDVTDGLRCLKLNSVSRVCSAPVEGEASQNIRLLQWNILSQTLGQHNDGFVRCPEEALTWEHRKYLIVQEILQNQPDVICLQEVDHFKFLQTVLGSQNYAGIFFPKPDSPCLYIEQNNGPDGCAIFYKRDKLQLQGYDTRILEVWRVQSNQVAIAARLRLRSSGREFCVCTTHLKARHGALLAKLRNEQGRDLIRFVKQFAGETPLLLCGDFNAEPVEPIYATILGCDLLRLGSAYADVKVDREKILAQPSEEVAEFVAESMKREPPYTTWKIREEGEECHTIDYVFYTPDRLKIKNCLDFPAGEQIGKNRTPSFQYPSDHFSLVCDFELLPSMDNGKGSDSEGENGTEMEGSKHGSFQ; encoded by the exons ATGGAGTTTCTAATGAAAACATCGCGTCTGATCGTCACATCGAAGACGTTCGCGCGACGTGTGGCCGTGCCGATTCCCAG AATGGGCTCATTCAACTCGGCGCCAAAGATCAACAATGTCGACTCGCAGGACGATGGTCTCGAGTTGCCCACGGGATTAAGCACAGCCGCCCTCCTGCAGCATGTCCAACAGTTGAGGAACAGTGGAGGCCTGGAGCAATCGTCGCTCCTTACCCGCGGATTTCTGAAACCGCTTCAGACGGCCGACGATGTCACCGACGGACTGCGTTGCCTGAAGCTCAACTCCGTGTCGAGGG TTTGCAGTGCGCCAGTTGAGGGAGAAGCCTCGCAGAATATCCGATTGCTGCAGTGGAACATTCTCTCGCAGA CTCTTGGCCAGCACAACGATGGCTTTGTGCGTTGTCCTGAGGAGGCGCTCACCTGGGAGCACCGCAAGTACCTGATCGTCCAGGAGATCCTTCAGAACCAGCCCGATGTGATTTGTTTGCAA GAAGTAGACCACTTCAAGTTCCTCCAGACCGTGTTGGGCAGTCAGAATTATGCTGGAATCTTCTTCCCGAAGCCGGATTCTCCGTGTCTGTACATCGAGCAGAACAACGGCCCGGATGGATGCGCCATTTTCTACAAGCGCGACAAGCTACAGCTCCAGGGCTACGACACCCGCATCCTTGAGGTGTGGCGAGTGCAAAGCAACCAGGTGGCGATCGCCGCCCGGCTGCGATTGCGCTCCAGCGGACGCGAGTTCTGCGTTTGCACCACCCACTTAAAGGCCCGCCACGGCGCCCTTCTTGCCAAGCTGCGGAACGAGCAGGGCCGGGATCTCATCCGGTTTGTGAAACAGTTTGCCGGCGAGACGCCACTCCTATTATGCGGCGACTTTAACGCGGAGCCAGTGGAGCCTATCTACGCCACCATCCTTGGCTGCGATCTGCTTCGCCTGGGCAGCGCCTATGCTGACGTGAAGGTGGATCGCGAGAAGATCCTCGCCCAGCCCAGCGAGGAAGTCGCCGAGTTTGTGGCAGAGTCTATGAAGCGGGAGCCACCCTACACTACCTGGAAGATACGCGAGGAGGGCGAGGAGTGTCACACCATCGACTACGTTTTCTACACACCCGATCGCCTTAAG ATTAAAAACTGTCTGGACTTCCCAGCCGGCGAACAGATTGGTAAGAACCGCACGCCCAGCTTTCAGTATCCTTCGGATCACTTTTCCCTGGTCTGCGACTTCGAGTTGCTTCCATCGATGGACAACGGAAAGGGTAGCGACAGCGAAGGTGAAAACGGCACAGAAATGGAGGGCAGCAAACACGGATCCTTTCAGTAG
- the cu gene encoding nocturnin isoform X4, with the protein MEQALQMKRANKAPCKNDRKAFLQKVMLTRMGSFNSAPKINNVDSQDDGLELPTGLSTAALLQHVQQLRNSGGLEQSSLLTRGFLKPLQTADDVTDGLRCLKLNSVSRVCSAPVEGEASQNIRLLQWNILSQTLGQHNDGFVRCPEEALTWEHRKYLIVQEILQNQPDVICLQEVDHFKFLQTVLGSQNYAGIFFPKPDSPCLYIEQNNGPDGCAIFYKRDKLQLQGYDTRILEVWRVQSNQVAIAARLRLRSSGREFCVCTTHLKARHGALLAKLRNEQGRDLIRFVKQFAGETPLLLCGDFNAEPVEPIYATILGCDLLRLGSAYADVKVDREKILAQPSEEVAEFVAESMKREPPYTTWKIREEGEECHTIDYVFYTPDRLKIKNCLDFPAGEQIGKNRTPSFQYPSDHFSLVCDFELLPSMDNGKGSDSEGENGTEMEGSKHGSFQ; encoded by the exons ATGGAGCAAGCCCTGCAGATGAAGCGAGCCAACAAGGCTCCCTGCAAGAACGACCGCAAGGCCTTCCTGCAGAAGGTGATGCTGACCAG AATGGGCTCATTCAACTCGGCGCCAAAGATCAACAATGTCGACTCGCAGGACGATGGTCTCGAGTTGCCCACGGGATTAAGCACAGCCGCCCTCCTGCAGCATGTCCAACAGTTGAGGAACAGTGGAGGCCTGGAGCAATCGTCGCTCCTTACCCGCGGATTTCTGAAACCGCTTCAGACGGCCGACGATGTCACCGACGGACTGCGTTGCCTGAAGCTCAACTCCGTGTCGAGGG TTTGCAGTGCGCCAGTTGAGGGAGAAGCCTCGCAGAATATCCGATTGCTGCAGTGGAACATTCTCTCGCAGA CTCTTGGCCAGCACAACGATGGCTTTGTGCGTTGTCCTGAGGAGGCGCTCACCTGGGAGCACCGCAAGTACCTGATCGTCCAGGAGATCCTTCAGAACCAGCCCGATGTGATTTGTTTGCAA GAAGTAGACCACTTCAAGTTCCTCCAGACCGTGTTGGGCAGTCAGAATTATGCTGGAATCTTCTTCCCGAAGCCGGATTCTCCGTGTCTGTACATCGAGCAGAACAACGGCCCGGATGGATGCGCCATTTTCTACAAGCGCGACAAGCTACAGCTCCAGGGCTACGACACCCGCATCCTTGAGGTGTGGCGAGTGCAAAGCAACCAGGTGGCGATCGCCGCCCGGCTGCGATTGCGCTCCAGCGGACGCGAGTTCTGCGTTTGCACCACCCACTTAAAGGCCCGCCACGGCGCCCTTCTTGCCAAGCTGCGGAACGAGCAGGGCCGGGATCTCATCCGGTTTGTGAAACAGTTTGCCGGCGAGACGCCACTCCTATTATGCGGCGACTTTAACGCGGAGCCAGTGGAGCCTATCTACGCCACCATCCTTGGCTGCGATCTGCTTCGCCTGGGCAGCGCCTATGCTGACGTGAAGGTGGATCGCGAGAAGATCCTCGCCCAGCCCAGCGAGGAAGTCGCCGAGTTTGTGGCAGAGTCTATGAAGCGGGAGCCACCCTACACTACCTGGAAGATACGCGAGGAGGGCGAGGAGTGTCACACCATCGACTACGTTTTCTACACACCCGATCGCCTTAAG ATTAAAAACTGTCTGGACTTCCCAGCCGGCGAACAGATTGGTAAGAACCGCACGCCCAGCTTTCAGTATCCTTCGGATCACTTTTCCCTGGTCTGCGACTTCGAGTTGCTTCCATCGATGGACAACGGAAAGGGTAGCGACAGCGAAGGTGAAAACGGCACAGAAATGGAGGGCAGCAAACACGGATCCTTTCAGTAG
- the cu gene encoding nocturnin isoform X3, with product MGKFYTSQRHSHSLFIFSIILRKILYRKPNALMGSFNSAPKINNVDSQDDGLELPTGLSTAALLQHVQQLRNSGGLEQSSLLTRGFLKPLQTADDVTDGLRCLKLNSVSRVCSAPVEGEASQNIRLLQWNILSQTLGQHNDGFVRCPEEALTWEHRKYLIVQEILQNQPDVICLQEVDHFKFLQTVLGSQNYAGIFFPKPDSPCLYIEQNNGPDGCAIFYKRDKLQLQGYDTRILEVWRVQSNQVAIAARLRLRSSGREFCVCTTHLKARHGALLAKLRNEQGRDLIRFVKQFAGETPLLLCGDFNAEPVEPIYATILGCDLLRLGSAYADVKVDREKILAQPSEEVAEFVAESMKREPPYTTWKIREEGEECHTIDYVFYTPDRLKIKNCLDFPAGEQIGKNRTPSFQYPSDHFSLVCDFELLPSMDNGKGSDSEGENGTEMEGSKHGSFQ from the exons atgggaaaattttACACAAGTCAGCGTCATAGTCATAGCCTATTCATTTTCAGCATAATACTGAGAAAAATTCTTTATAGAAAACCAAACGCGTT AATGGGCTCATTCAACTCGGCGCCAAAGATCAACAATGTCGACTCGCAGGACGATGGTCTCGAGTTGCCCACGGGATTAAGCACAGCCGCCCTCCTGCAGCATGTCCAACAGTTGAGGAACAGTGGAGGCCTGGAGCAATCGTCGCTCCTTACCCGCGGATTTCTGAAACCGCTTCAGACGGCCGACGATGTCACCGACGGACTGCGTTGCCTGAAGCTCAACTCCGTGTCGAGGG TTTGCAGTGCGCCAGTTGAGGGAGAAGCCTCGCAGAATATCCGATTGCTGCAGTGGAACATTCTCTCGCAGA CTCTTGGCCAGCACAACGATGGCTTTGTGCGTTGTCCTGAGGAGGCGCTCACCTGGGAGCACCGCAAGTACCTGATCGTCCAGGAGATCCTTCAGAACCAGCCCGATGTGATTTGTTTGCAA GAAGTAGACCACTTCAAGTTCCTCCAGACCGTGTTGGGCAGTCAGAATTATGCTGGAATCTTCTTCCCGAAGCCGGATTCTCCGTGTCTGTACATCGAGCAGAACAACGGCCCGGATGGATGCGCCATTTTCTACAAGCGCGACAAGCTACAGCTCCAGGGCTACGACACCCGCATCCTTGAGGTGTGGCGAGTGCAAAGCAACCAGGTGGCGATCGCCGCCCGGCTGCGATTGCGCTCCAGCGGACGCGAGTTCTGCGTTTGCACCACCCACTTAAAGGCCCGCCACGGCGCCCTTCTTGCCAAGCTGCGGAACGAGCAGGGCCGGGATCTCATCCGGTTTGTGAAACAGTTTGCCGGCGAGACGCCACTCCTATTATGCGGCGACTTTAACGCGGAGCCAGTGGAGCCTATCTACGCCACCATCCTTGGCTGCGATCTGCTTCGCCTGGGCAGCGCCTATGCTGACGTGAAGGTGGATCGCGAGAAGATCCTCGCCCAGCCCAGCGAGGAAGTCGCCGAGTTTGTGGCAGAGTCTATGAAGCGGGAGCCACCCTACACTACCTGGAAGATACGCGAGGAGGGCGAGGAGTGTCACACCATCGACTACGTTTTCTACACACCCGATCGCCTTAAG ATTAAAAACTGTCTGGACTTCCCAGCCGGCGAACAGATTGGTAAGAACCGCACGCCCAGCTTTCAGTATCCTTCGGATCACTTTTCCCTGGTCTGCGACTTCGAGTTGCTTCCATCGATGGACAACGGAAAGGGTAGCGACAGCGAAGGTGAAAACGGCACAGAAATGGAGGGCAGCAAACACGGATCCTTTCAGTAG
- the cu gene encoding nocturnin isoform X7, whose translation MGSFNSAPKINNVDSQDDGLELPTGLSTAALLQHVQQLRNSGGLEQSSLLTRGFLKPLQTADDVTDGLRCLKLNSVSRVCSAPVEGEASQNIRLLQWNILSQTLGQHNDGFVRCPEEALTWEHRKYLIVQEILQNQPDVICLQEVDHFKFLQTVLGSQNYAGIFFPKPDSPCLYIEQNNGPDGCAIFYKRDKLQLQGYDTRILEVWRVQSNQVAIAARLRLRSSGREFCVCTTHLKARHGALLAKLRNEQGRDLIRFVKQFAGETPLLLCGDFNAEPVEPIYATILGCDLLRLGSAYADVKVDREKILAQPSEEVAEFVAESMKREPPYTTWKIREEGEECHTIDYVFYTPDRLKIKNCLDFPAGEQIGKNRTPSFQYPSDHFSLVCDFELLPSMDNGKGSDSEGENGTEMEGSKHGSFQ comes from the exons ATGGGCTCATTCAACTCGGCGCCAAAGATCAACAATGTCGACTCGCAGGACGATGGTCTCGAGTTGCCCACGGGATTAAGCACAGCCGCCCTCCTGCAGCATGTCCAACAGTTGAGGAACAGTGGAGGCCTGGAGCAATCGTCGCTCCTTACCCGCGGATTTCTGAAACCGCTTCAGACGGCCGACGATGTCACCGACGGACTGCGTTGCCTGAAGCTCAACTCCGTGTCGAGGG TTTGCAGTGCGCCAGTTGAGGGAGAAGCCTCGCAGAATATCCGATTGCTGCAGTGGAACATTCTCTCGCAGA CTCTTGGCCAGCACAACGATGGCTTTGTGCGTTGTCCTGAGGAGGCGCTCACCTGGGAGCACCGCAAGTACCTGATCGTCCAGGAGATCCTTCAGAACCAGCCCGATGTGATTTGTTTGCAA GAAGTAGACCACTTCAAGTTCCTCCAGACCGTGTTGGGCAGTCAGAATTATGCTGGAATCTTCTTCCCGAAGCCGGATTCTCCGTGTCTGTACATCGAGCAGAACAACGGCCCGGATGGATGCGCCATTTTCTACAAGCGCGACAAGCTACAGCTCCAGGGCTACGACACCCGCATCCTTGAGGTGTGGCGAGTGCAAAGCAACCAGGTGGCGATCGCCGCCCGGCTGCGATTGCGCTCCAGCGGACGCGAGTTCTGCGTTTGCACCACCCACTTAAAGGCCCGCCACGGCGCCCTTCTTGCCAAGCTGCGGAACGAGCAGGGCCGGGATCTCATCCGGTTTGTGAAACAGTTTGCCGGCGAGACGCCACTCCTATTATGCGGCGACTTTAACGCGGAGCCAGTGGAGCCTATCTACGCCACCATCCTTGGCTGCGATCTGCTTCGCCTGGGCAGCGCCTATGCTGACGTGAAGGTGGATCGCGAGAAGATCCTCGCCCAGCCCAGCGAGGAAGTCGCCGAGTTTGTGGCAGAGTCTATGAAGCGGGAGCCACCCTACACTACCTGGAAGATACGCGAGGAGGGCGAGGAGTGTCACACCATCGACTACGTTTTCTACACACCCGATCGCCTTAAG ATTAAAAACTGTCTGGACTTCCCAGCCGGCGAACAGATTGGTAAGAACCGCACGCCCAGCTTTCAGTATCCTTCGGATCACTTTTCCCTGGTCTGCGACTTCGAGTTGCTTCCATCGATGGACAACGGAAAGGGTAGCGACAGCGAAGGTGAAAACGGCACAGAAATGGAGGGCAGCAAACACGGATCCTTTCAGTAG